The Myxococcales bacterium genomic sequence GAAAAGAAGATTCGTCGACGGCGGTGACGGCCACGGGCGCATTCTGCCTCACCGCCGGCCGCTCGAAAAAGAAAAGGGGGCCTCATGGGCCCCCTGTGTGCCGAACGCAGCCGCTCCGTTTACTCGGGGCAGCTCTTCAGTTTCTTTTCGGCCGTGGCGTCGTAATCGTCCTTCGTCTCGCCCGCCGTGTCTGGCTTGCGCAGGATGGTGCCGTTGGTAGGGGCCGGGGCGCAATCGCCTGTGAATTCGTTGCGGCCGCCTGCCGTGTTGGTCTTGCGGCTCTGGTTGCCGGTGGGAAGGTTGCCCCAGCACACGTAGTCGAGCACGGATGAGGCCGAGAAGAAGCTTGCGTCTCTGTAGAGCACCACCTCACCCCCCTCGGTTTTCGAGAGCGTGAACTCCGTGGGCCAGTTCAGCTTCAAGTACCCGCGGGCCGGAATCTTGGTCGCGCCGCCCGCCAGCTCCTTGGCCGCCTTGCTGTACTGAAACTGCGCGCAAAGGAAGAAGTTCTCGTCGGTCAGCTCGATGTCCGCGTTCGTGGTGTTGTAAAGCACCACCCCTTCGCCGGGGGCCACCTCGGCGAGCAGCACGTTCGGCAGGGCCATGGTGCCCGCGAGGGTGCCGGTTTTTGGTTTCAGATCGTCGCAGCCATTGTCAGGCGCGCCGCTGCCGCCGCCCGTGCCGCTGGCTTGGCCACCCGAGCCACCGGATTGGCCGCCGGAGCCTCCGGACTTGCCACCCGAGCCACCGGACTGGCCACCCGAGCTACCGCCGTTGCCGCCATCATCTTCGTCTTCGTCTGAAGGTTCGCTGCTGCTCGAACAGGCGGCCGTGGCCAGGCCTACCGCCGCCAGGCCCACGAGGGCCACCAGAGATCGCCGAATGCTAGGGTTCAACATGGCTTGGCAGCATACAGGACCGCCAGGCCCGCAGGAAGCGCGGCCCCCGCCGTACTTGACTTTTGGCCGGGGGCACGCGCCGGGAAAAAGAGTTGTTTTCGAGCCTCCGGCGGTTTCATGATCGAGCTCATGGGGCGTAATGCCGTGACGAGAGGACCGAGGTGGGCCGTGGCAAGTCTGGCCTTTGCGGTGGGGCTCGGCTTCGGGGCCTTGCCCTTCGTGCAGGGTGCCGAGGGCTCTGCGGTGGCGGTGCGCTACGGCTCGCAGGTGCCGGTGGGGCAACAGCCCTTCGTCGAGCTCGAGGCGCGCGAGCCCTTGGCCGCCGTCAGGCTTGCCTTGACCCGCGACGACGGGAAGATCGTGCGCCGCTTGTTTCCCTCCCTGCGCAAAGGGCAAACCGCCCGCGTCGCGCTCGATGGCGCCCCGGGCACGCACCGGTACACGGGGGAACTCGTCGCCTCGCCCAGGGGGGGAAGCCCGCAAACGAGCCTGCTCGACTTCGAGACACAGGTGAGTGAAGCCCTGAAGCTCGACGTCGACCGGGGCCGGCTGGACCTCGCGGCGGGCCGGCTGTGGCTGACTGCGTCCCGCGCGCTCGCCGAGGTCGAGGTCACCGTTCATGGCGCGGCCCCGGGGGCCACCGCACGCACACAGCGCCACGCGATCACGCACAGCGAGGCCGGCGTGCCGCTCGAGGTGAGCTTCCCGGGGGGCGACGACGTGGGCCGCATCGATCTGAAGGCCACCGACACCCAGGGCTTTTTCACCGGCGTGTCGCTTTTGCCCTGGGCCGTACGCATTCCGCACGAAGAGGTGAGCTTCGCCACCGATCGCGCCGATATCTTGCCCGACCAGGCCCCCAAGCTCGAGGCGAGCCTGCGGGCCATCGAGGAGGCCCTCGTGCGCGCGCGCACGCTGGGGGCCGTCACGCTCTTCGTGGCGGGACACACCGATACCGTGGGAGACGACGCGCACAACCTGAAGCTGTCGTTGGCCCGCGCCCAGGCGATCGCGCTTTACTTCCGCAAAAAGGGCCTGCGCCTTCCGATTGCGTTCGAGGGCTTCGGCGAGCGCGCCTTGGCGGTGGCCACGCCCGACGGCAGCGATGAGGCGCGGAACAGGAGGGTCGATTACATCCTGGCCCTCGAGCCGCCCCCCCTTGGCGGGCGCGGGTTCACCCCGCGGTGGAAGGCGCTCCGCTGAGGCGAAGCGCCTGTCCGCCTCACGCCGCCCGGGCCTGATGCCCCGGCGGGCCCTGTCGAGCGGAGAGCCCGCGCGCTAAGACCCGGGCCGTCATGAGCCTGACCGAGATCAGCCGCAAACTGGCGCGCGCGGTGGACGAGCTTGCCTTCGCTCCGCCCGTCGCTTTCGTTTACAACCCGCTGGTCTACGCCTGGGCGCCTCACGCGGCCTACCTGGAGCGCTTCGGGCAAGGGCAAAAGCGGGTGGTGTTCCTGGGCATGAACCCGGGCCCTTTTGGCATGGCCCAAACCGGCGTGCCCTTCGGGGACGTGACGATGGTGCGAGATTTTTTGGGCCTGGGCACGGGCGCCGAGGGTCTGGTGTTGCGTCCGCACCCGGAGCACCCGAAGCGGCCCGTGACCGGCTTTGCGTGCCGGCGCAGCGAAGTGAGTGGCACGCGCTTTTGGGGCTGGGCGCGTGCGCGCTTTGGCTCTGCCGCCCGCTTCTTCCGGCACGCCTTCGTGGTGAATTACTGCCCCCTGGTGTTCATGGACGAAGCGGGGCGCAACGTGACGCCCGACAAGCTCACGGCCGCCGAACGGCAGGCGGTCACCAAGGTCTGCGATCGCGCCCTTCGGCAGATGGTGGCTCTGTGGAAGCCGACCTGGGTCATCGGGGTGGGTGCGTTCGCCGAAACGCGCGCGCGCGAGGCCCTGGAGGGGCTCGACCTGCAGGTGGGCTGCATTCTGCACCCGAGCCCCGCAAGCCCGGCCGCCAACCGCGGCTGGGCCGGTCAGGTGGACGCGCAGCTCGAAGCGCTGGGTGTGAGGCTTTGACCCTCAGGGCGCGGCCGTCGCATGGGCCGGGAAGGGTCCGAAGGCGCGATCGATGCGCTTGAGAAAGCTGTAAAGCGGCGGATCGGACAGGCCCGGGATGGTGGCGGTCACCCACTCGTAGCCTCGCGCGCGCCAGAGGTCCGCGTTGTCATTTGCGCGGGCGTGCAGCTTGTAATGGTGGGTGATGAGCGTGGGCTTGCGTGACAGCATGTACGCGTCCGAGCCCCACTTCTGGTGCCCTGGCCGCTGCGAGACGGTCATGGTGGGATCGTGGGCGATCGTGCGATCGACGAGGCCAAACACATCGTAGGCGGCAATGCCCGCGTAGTAGGGGATCACACCGGCGCCGCCCACCGTCATGAGATCGTCGGGCTGTGCGTGTTGGGCGAACCAGCGGCCCACGGGGATGCGTTCTTCGGCGTAGAGCGCGAGGTACCCGGGGGTGTCGATCCCGCGGTCAGCCCCGATGATGTTCATGCCGTCGTGGGACACCTTGGCTTGGCCCACGCCATGGCCAAGGAGCAAGCCCAACGCCAGGGCCCGCTGCACCGGGCGCGCCAGGTAGTCCGAAAGCCGCGCGCCCAGGGTGTGGAGCGCCTCTTGCCCCATCAAGGCGCCCAGCGGCACGACCGGCAGCACGAAGCGGTAAAGCCCCATGAAGTCGCCGCCGACCTTTGCGGTGTAGGCGGCGAAGGCGGCGATCACCAGGGCACCGAAGCGAAAGAGGCGTGTGCGGGCCTCGTCCCGGGCGCGCGGCCATCCCAGGCAGGTAAGCAGAGCCCAAAAATGAACGGTGTGGTCTTCGGCGAAGCGACGCAGGTAATAAAGCCCCCACGGCAGCGCGCCCGTGCCTCCCGACGACTTCACGTAAAACGTGTTCGGGAAGGGGAAGCCGTAGTACCACCAGCGCCAGGCGAAGTACGGCCCGAAGAGCGCCAGGAACGACGCCACCCACAAGAGCTCCTGCCGTGACGGGCGCAGGCGCCGCGCGGCCACCCACCCGAGCGCTCGGTCGAGTCCCGCAAGCCCGAAGAGCAGCACGCCTTCGGGGCGGGTCATGGCGGCCAGGGCGAACCACACACCGCTCGAGGGGCGGCGCATAGGGGCCGCGCGCTCGGCCAGGTACGCGGCGGTGGCGAGCAGAAAGAGGCAGGTGAACATCTGCGTTTCGAGGCCACCCATGCACCAGCAGGCGTAGGCGCTGGTGAGCGCCAAGCCAACGGGCGCCACGGCGTGCCGCAGGTGCGGACGTTCCTGATCCAGGCGCAGCGCCAGGCGGTTGACCACGAAGAGACCCCCGATGCCAAAGCCCACACCCAGCACCCGCGAGGCGTCTGCGGGGTGGGCACCCAGCTTCATCGCGGCCGCCAGCAGGACCGTCCAGAGGAAGTTGGTGAAGCCCTCCACCCGCTCGCCCAGATTGAACACCAGCTGCCCGTGCTCGGCCAGGTTGCGGGCGTAGCGGAAGGAGATGTACGCGTCGTCGTTGACGAAGTTGAAATAGAGCGCGTGCGGCACCAGGAGCGCTGAAGCCACGAGGGCGGGGCCGTACCGGCGCAAAAAGGCGGTGAGGCCCCGCGCTTGCGCGGCGGGTGGGGGGGGACCTATCGGAGCGTCGGGCACGGGCGCGGGGTGGTATCGCACAATTTGGGCCGTTCGGCACGCGCGGGGCTCGCGTGGGCGGTATCGAAGCCCGGTGTGGCCAGCGCCGCCTCGCGCGCGGCCCAAAGGGCCCCGTGGGCGGGTTGCGGTTGCGCCTCCGCGGGATTGTGGGCTAAGCCGTTTGCCGGAGTCCTCATGCCCTTTCCTCGTGTTTTCGCTGGCGTATCGTCTCGTTCCCGTTGGGCGGCCCTGTTTGCGGTTGGTTTCATGGCTCTTGGGGCCGGCCCCGTGGGGGCCGCGTTGCCTCCCCCAGGCCTGGCGCTGCACCCCGATAACCCCCGGCTCTTCCGCTTCCGCGGCGTGCCCACCGTGCTCGTAGGAGCCGGTGCGCACGAGGGCGTGTCGTTGGGTCAGGAGCTCGACGTGAAGGCCGAGCTCGACGCGCTGGTGTCGCAAGGCCTCAACTACACCCGTGTCTTCGCGGGCGAAGCACCGCACACGGAGGGGGCTTCCGCGGAGCGCATCGCGGCCCCCTGGGCCCGCAGCACCCAGCCGGGGAGCGCGGACGGTGGCCCCAAGTTCGACTTGGCCCGCTTCGACCCCGCGCACTTCGACCGGCTCGCGCGTTTCGTGGCGGAGGCGGCCCAGCGCGACATCGTCGTGAAGGTGACGCTGTTTTCGGCCCTCGACGACGAGGCGGCCTGGCGTGCGAGTCCCCTGTTTGCCGGCAACAACGTCAACGGCGTCGGGAAGGTCGAGCGCAAACAGGTTCACACGCTCGACAACGGCTCCCTCTGGAAATACCAGGAGGCGTTCGTGCGGCAGACCGTGCGTACGCTGGCCCAAGCAGACAACGTGATCTACGAGCTTGCGAGCGAACCGTGGCTCGACCGGCCCGCGAAGGAGACGTTCGCCACGCCGGCGGACGCCGCTTCGTTGGCATGGCAGAAACAGGTGGCCGCGTTGATCCTGCAAGAAGGCCCACGCGGCGGGCGTGTGCCGCTCGTCTCACAGAACGTGGCCCGCCGCGCGGTGGCGATCTCCGAGCCAGATCCGAACGTGTCCGTGTTCGACTTTCACGAGGCCAGTCCACCCGCAGCGATCGCGATGAACGCCGGTCTCGCCAGGGTCTTCGGGTTCGACGTGGCGGGGCGCGCAGGTAGCGACGAAGCGTCCCTGCGTCGGCAGGCCTGGTCGTTCCTTCTGGCGGGCGGCGGCGCGTTTGGCCACTTCGCCCCGGCCCTGCCCGCGGCGGCTGCGGCCCCCTCCCGCGCGGAGCTCGGGGTCCTCTCGCGCTTTTTGCGGGGCTTCGGCGAAGACCTCGTGCACATGCGTCCCGATGAGGGCCTGGTCAAAGGCGGCGCCCCTGCGGGCGTGCAGGTCCTGGCCGCGGCGGGCCGCGCTTATGGGCTCTACCTGGCCCGCGCCGCGGGTGAACCCGCACGGCCCATGCGCCTCGCGCTGGCGCTGCCCTTCGGCGCGTACGACGTCACGTGGCTCGACCCGGTCACGGGCGAGAGCCTGGCGACGAGCCGCCACGTGCACGCAGGGGGGCTGGCGAAGCTCGAGGGACCGGCTCGTTCCGAACTGGCGTTGCGCCTCGTCCGCAGCGCGCGGGAGCCGGCCCTCGAGGAGCTGCCGCGTCCCTCCGTGGCCCGCGCCACGTCGCCGGACGGACGCACCCGCATCGCGGTCGTGCTGGCTGATTTTGCGGGCACGCCCGGCCTGGCCGCGGGCGAGCGGCTCTACGTCCGCGTCGAGCGGGGTGACAAGGGCAAGCACGAAGCGGTTCTGCCGTGGTCGCCTCTGGGGGTGCGGCGTCTCGATACGTCCTTCGTCACGAACCTCACCTGGAAGGGCGCGCGATCCCGGCCCGTGCGCGAACGCTACAAGCTGTCGAGCGGCAAGGCTCTCGACGTGAGCGCCCACGGCGAGGAGACCACCGTGACCTTGCTCGGTGAGGGAGGCAACGTCCTGGCGTTGGATCTGCGCGCCTACGACGATGGCGTGGCGTTTCGCTATCGCTTCCCCGAAGCGAAGCCAGGGTTCTTCGAGGTCACCGGCGAGGACACGGCCTTTCGGCTCGATGCCACCGCGCGGGGCTACCTGCTTCCCCACGACGAGCCCACCGATTGGGGGCCTGCCTACGAGGCGACCTGGAAAGCCGATGTGCCTGCCGGAACGCCTGCGCCCACCGCTTCGGGCTTTAGCTTCCCCGCGCTCTTCCAGGTGGGCGCGCGCTGGGTCTTGCTGACCGAATCCGGCCTCGACGGAAGCTTCGCGGCCTCGCGCCTGTCTCCCGAAGGCGGGCTTTATCGGGTGCGGTTGCCCCGGGCCGAAGAGGGTTCAGGCGTGGGGGCCGTGGCGCCGCGCTCCGTGTTGCCGTGGGCGATGCCCTGGCGCATCGTCATGGTGGGGGATGCGCTCGATACGATCGTCGCGTCCAATCTGGTGACCCATCTGGCCGCACCTTCACGGGTGAAGGACACCTCGTGGATCAAGCCCGGGCGCGCCGCCTGGTCGTGGTGGGCCGATAGCCCGAGCCCCAAGGACTATGCCTTGATGGTGCCTTACATCGACCTGGCCGCACGCATGGGCTGGGAGTACTTCCTGGTGGATGCCAACTGGGGCGAGATGCAAAACGGCGACTGGAAAAAGCTCGCCGCATACGCCCGGGCGAAGAAGGTCCGGCTTCTGCTTTGGTACAACTCCGGGGGGCCGCACAACCGGGTGACCGAGGCGCCGCGCGATCTCATGTTCGAGAGGCGGATCCGCCGCGCGGAGATGAAGGCCATCGCCGAGGCCGGCATCGCGGGCATGAAGGTGGACTTTTTCCAAAGCGACAAGCAAAGCACCATCGCGCAGTACCAGGACATTCTGGAGGACGCGGCCGCGTTCAAGCTGGTCGTGAACTTCCACGGCTGTACGTTGCCGCGCGGCTGGTCCCGCACCTACCCGAACCTGCTCTCCCACGAGGCGGTCAAGGGGGCCGAGGCCTACAAGTTCAGCCGCACGTTTCCGGACGATGCGCCCGTGCACAACACCATATTGCCCTTCACGCGCAACGTGGTGGGGCCGATGGACTACACACCGGTGACGTTCTCGGACTCGAAGTACCCTCACAAAACCACCAACGCTCACGAGCTGGCCCTCTCCGTGGTGTTCGAGTCGGGCCTCCAGCATTTCGCCGACTCCCATCAGGCCTACGACGCTTTGCCGGAGGCCCCCAAGGCGTTTTTGAAAGAGGTCCCCGTGGCCTGGGACGAGGTGCGCTTGCTCGCGGGTCATCCCGGCAAGCAAGCCGTGATCGCGCGCCGCAAGGGGCGGGTGTGGTACGTGGGCGGGATCAGTGGTCTGCCGCAGCCTTCGACGGTGAAGGTGCCGTTGGCGTTCGTGGGGGGCAAGGCCCGCTACGACGTGACCTTGATCAGCGACGGCGACTCGGATCGCACCTTCTCTGCGCGTACGGACGTGCGTGCGGCCACGGACGCGCTGGAGGTTGCCCTGCGAGGGTACGGCGGCTTCGTCATGCGCATCGCCCCCCAAGGCAGGCCTGCAAAGAGCCGCGCGGCGGCCGGCGGACCCTGAGGGGCGTTCCGGCTTCAGGGGGCCGGCTCGCTCTGCGATAACGTGACGGGGCCCAAAAGCCCGGTGGGAAGGGGCGCAAACCAATGCGCCCAGCGCTGGGCCGCGGGATCGTCTTTTTTTGCCTTCATGAGGTTTGCGAGCCCCGTCGACACCTTCACGGAGATCGTGTTCGGTCCCGGGCGTAAATGTGTGCCAAGCGCGTAGCGGTGCCGCCCGTACCAGCGCATGCCGAGCGGCTGACCATTCACGATGAGCTCCGACACCGCGTGCACCGCGCCCAGATCCAGGATCAGCTCTTCGCTGCCATGATGCCCCTCGACGTGGGTGGTGTAGATCGCAACGCCCCCAAAGGCCGCGAGCGCAGGGTCCAGCTGTTGGCTGAGATCGATCAACGTGGGGAAGGTGCGCGTAAACGGCGCTCCTTGGTTTGCCGGGTGGAACGCAACGGTCCAAGGTCCTCGAAGCGGCGTCTGCGAGACCCCCTGCGGCGGATCGCCGGGGGCGGGCCAGGTCCCGGACGCGAACTCACCCCGCGGCGCCTCGGCTTGGAACACCAGGAGCAAGGAGGTCTGCGGCGCGAGATGGATCGCCACGCGTCCCTCGCGGACGTGAGGATAGGGCTGCCGCAGGCTTGTCTCGGGATCCCAGCGCCACGGCTGTCCGCGCGCCGCGGGAAAGCGGGCCTCGAAGCTATGGGCCTCATCGACGTCGAGGTTCGCGAAGAAAAAAAGATCGTGCCGCTCGTCGCGGTGGTGGATCTGGGCCACCTGCGGTGAGACCTCCGAGAGCTCTACGGGGCTCTTGATCCCGGTGGCGACCATGTGGCGCTGCACCCACCTGACGAGCCCCGGGTAGCCCTGGCTCTCGTCCGGGGCCTCCACCACGTGGACACGTCCGTTCCGTTGGGCCGCAAGAGACGCGAGCGCAGCGCTCACCCGCGCGCCTTGCCGTGCGGCGTCCCGCAGCCCGGGCGCCTCGACAGGCGGCTGACCCACGAAGAGCACCCGGCCCCCGCGCGCGACGAAGTTGACCAGCACCTCAGCGGTGTCCGGCTCGAGGGACGTGGCGTGCTCGACCACGATGAGTTCGTAGCTTTGCGGCCCATACGTGAGCCGCCCCTCCACGATGTGTGCGTCCTGGAGGACGCGCTCGCTCACGAAGTCGCTGCCGTAGCCTGCGTGCGCAAGCGCGCTGGCGAGGGCGTACTGGTACCAGGGGTAGTGGGTCTCTGGAAAGGGCTGATACAGCATGCCGAAGCGGGCCCATTCGTCGGCCCTCGGTGCCAAAACGGCTACTTGGGCCTCTGGCTTGGTGGCGCGCAACACCGAGCCCAGGCGGGCGGCGTAGTCCGCGAAGTGGCGGAAGGCGGGCCACCAGGGGACGCGTTCGTTCAAGTACGAGCCGAACCTGACCCATCCAGGAAAGCCGGCGTCGGGAGGCGTGTAGTTGAAGCCGTGGAGAATCGGGTGATTGAGCCCCGCCAAGAGGGACGCGTCGAGCCCCTGTTTGAAGTCTGCCAAGGTCTCGCGGAACACGGGCACGGCGTTGGTCATCGCCTCGAAGCTCACGCGGGCTTTGCCCGTCAGGTGTGCCGCGGAACTCACGTACTTGTTGACGACCGTGGATTCCACGCGAATCCGTGTCGGGTTCTTTTCGTCGTGCCACAGCCACGTTTCGCCTTCGGGCAGGGGCACGCGCATGCTTCCGTGTAGCGGATGGGTCTCGCGCCCATAGGCTTGAACGCGGGCCAACACGCCCTGGGCTTCGCAAAAGCTTACGAACGTGGCGAGGAAGCGCTCCTCGAAGAGCTCGACGAGCGTGCGCACGAAGTCGTGGCGGGCGCGACGCACGTCACGCATGAAGGGGCTCTCGGCAGAAGCGACGTCGGCATCCAGTACGAAGGGCAGGTAAGGGCGTAGGTCGTAGCCGCGTCGCTGCGCGAAGACGGCGGGCAGGTCGCCCGTCCAGTTCGCGTGGTCCAGCTCCAGACTGTCGATGAACAATGCGCGAAGCCCGTTGCCGAGCTTGCCGCCCAGCGCGGGCCCGAGCTTCGTGGCGAGTTCGTTCAGGTAGTGCCTGACCGCGTCTGCGTTGAAGTGGTCGAGCACGGGGCCGTCCGCGCCAGGTGCACCGAGCTTGACGTGTGTGAAGCCTTGCTCGCGAAAGCCGACGTAGAGGGTGTGAGGACCGGGCGGGATTTCGAGCCGCAGCGTCGCCTGGTCTGCCGGGGGCAGGGCCTCGGCGCCGGGTTGAAACGCCCCGGCGAGGGCACCTCCAGGCAAAAGCCGCAGGAACACGAGCTCCTGCCGGGCCGGAGGCACTTCATCGCGGGCCCGGCGGGTGGGATCGGGGGCGGCGAGCTCCTCGCGCGAGAGCGTCAGCACCGCCGGGCCGACCACCTCCCGCTTGACCAACCGTACCCGCTGGGTTTGTTGGTCGATGGTGAGGAAACGCCCCCCGAGGGGCCAGCCCGAGCCCACGATGAGGTCCGCCGTCATGCCGCGGGCATGGGCTTCCTGCACGGCCACCTTCACCAGGTGTGCCCACGAAGGTCCGAGCCACGCGTGAGCGGGGGTAGCGCGCGAGCGATGCGGGCGTGGCGCCGGGGGGCATGCCAATCGTGTTGATCTCCACCCCGCCGATGCCAGCGGCCTTCATGACGTCGAGCTCGCGGAAGAGCTCCGCTTCCGTCACGCGGCCGCCGTTCCACCACCAGCGCACGAAGGGGCGCGCGTCGGCATCAGGGCGCTGGAACTGGGCGAATAGCTCGGGCGTAGGGTGCGCGCAGCCGCCGCCAAAGACGGCGGCGATGCCTGACCACAACCAGGCAAGCAGGAGAGCTTTTGAGAAGAAACGAAGTGAGGGCACGTTTTTTTTTCTGCAGGGGCGATAGGCGAGCGGGGCGTCGTGAGGCGACGTGCCACGTTGTCGTGAGGGGCTGTGGCCGTCAATGTCCACGTCAAAGGGGCCTGTCGAGGCCGGTGTGCAGGCGTGCGCGCGCGCACCGCACCCGGTGGCTCCGCGACAACCGCATCGTTGCGATGAGCGTGATCCCCGAGGAGGCCCTGGCCCGCTCAACGGTCAGCAGGGTTGAAGCCGTCCGCGCGCCCGGTCTAGTCTGCGCGTGCATGTCTTCGTCCCTCGCGGTCTACGCGCCCTTTTGGCTCCTGTTGCTGGGCATGGCGGCCGTGATCGGGCTCATCACGGTGGCCCGCCTGCATGCCTTCGTCTCCTTGGTCCTGGCGGGGGCGCTGGTGGGCCTGGCCACCCCGGCGGCGCGCTTTTCCCCGGGCGGCCACAAGTGGCTCGAAGCCATGGATCTTCTTTCCCAGCACATGGGAGAGACGAGCGGCAAGATCGGTCTGCCCATCGCCCTGGCGTCGCTCATCGGCATGTGCCTTGGCGAAAGTGGGGCCGCCGATGCGGTGGTGCGTCGCTTCGTGGCGCTGTGCGGGCAAGCGCGGGCGGGGTTCGCTTTGCTCGTGGCCAGCTACGTCCTGTCGATCCCGATCTTCTTCGACACCTTCTTCATGCTGCTCGTGCCGCTTGCGCAGGCCCTGGCCCGCCGCACGGGCCGGGATTACCTGCTTTACGTGATGGCGATCTGCTGCGGCGCCACGGTCACGCACGCGCTCATCGTCCCGCATCCCGGGCCGCTGGCCATGGCGGGCAGCCTGCACGTGGACGTGGGGCTCACGATCGTCGTGGGCCTGGCCGCGGGCGTTGGGCCTCTCTTGGCAGGCTGGCTGGCCAGCCGCTTCGTGGCCCGTCGTGTGGTCGTGGAGGTTCCTGCGGCGGCGGAAGAGCCCGACGCCGTTTTGACCTTGCCCCGTTTCTGGTTCGCGCTCATGCCCGTGCTGGTGCCCATTGTCCTCATCGGGGCCGGCTCGGCCGTGGCCGCGCTGCCCGGGGCGCGGTCCGCGCTTTCGACGTGGCTCCTGTTTCTGGGCAACCGCAACGTGGCGCTGCTGCTCGGTGCTTTCCTGGGGGCGTGGCTGCTCATGCACGCGCGTGGGGTCCGTCTGTCGGAGCTCGGCCACCGGATGGGACCGCCGCTGGAAACGGCGGGTGTCATCATCCTCATCACCAGCGCGGGAGGGGCCTTTGGCTTCATGTTGAGGCACGCGGGCGTGGGTGAGGCTGTGCAAGCGCTGGCCGCGGGGCTCGACTTGAACCTCGTGCTGCTCGCGTGGCTGGTGGCGGCGGTCATCCGGGCGGCTCAAGGATCTGCCACGGTGGCCATGTTGACCACCGCCGCGATGATGGAGCCTTTGGTGACGGGGCCGCCGTTGCCCTATCACCGCGTTTACGTGTTCCTGGCGATCGGGAGCGGCTCGTTCGTGCTTTCTTGGATGAACGACAGCGGCTTCTGGGTGGTCAGCCGTCTTGCGGGGCTCAGCGAAAAGCAGACCTTGCAATCCTTCACGGTGGTGTTGACGGCGGCCAGTGTGGCAGGCTTGCTGGTGGCGCTTTTGCTCTCGCGGGTGCTGCCTTTGATCTGAGGGCGTGGCAGCCCCTTGGGCGCGCCCAGCGACGCTTTCATGCGGTGTGAGTTCCCCGCAGCTTCCGGTTTTCCACGGCATCGCGTACGTAGGGCTCACGATCCTTGGCCAAGCCGGCCAGAGCGTCGTGCGGCGTGCGGGGGTGGGCGGCCACCAGGGCGCGGACGCGCGGGTACTCGCTCTGCGCGAGAGCCACGAGGCGGGTCACAGGCGTGTCCGGATGCGTGGCCTCGGCGAGGGCTTGGTCGAGTTCATCGGCGCTTTCGGCCTTGCGGGCCTCGGCTTCGCGGGCCAGGAACTTCTGGAACTTGTCGCGTGTGGCCGTCCACGCGGCGGCAAGAGCTTCGTCGAGCGGCAGGGCGCCTGCGCTGGCCTTGAGCTTGGTGAGCAGGTTGGCCGGATCGTCTTCGTCGGTGCGTAGCTCGCACGCCACCACGGGGCCAAGCGGCGCGGGCGGCGTCAGAGGCTTGGGCGCCGCCGCAAGGGCGCGGGCGGCGATGAAGGCGGTAGAGCGGGCCGTGGCCGTGGCCACCAGGGCCAGCTCT encodes the following:
- a CDS encoding single-stranded DNA-binding protein, translated to MSLTEISRKLARAVDELAFAPPVAFVYNPLVYAWAPHAAYLERFGQGQKRVVFLGMNPGPFGMAQTGVPFGDVTMVRDFLGLGTGAEGLVLRPHPEHPKRPVTGFACRRSEVSGTRFWGWARARFGSAARFFRHAFVVNYCPLVFMDEAGRNVTPDKLTAAERQAVTKVCDRALRQMVALWKPTWVIGVGAFAETRAREALEGLDLQVGCILHPSPASPAANRGWAGQVDAQLEALGVRL
- a CDS encoding GntP family permease, with translation MSSSLAVYAPFWLLLLGMAAVIGLITVARLHAFVSLVLAGALVGLATPAARFSPGGHKWLEAMDLLSQHMGETSGKIGLPIALASLIGMCLGESGAADAVVRRFVALCGQARAGFALLVASYVLSIPIFFDTFFMLLVPLAQALARRTGRDYLLYVMAICCGATVTHALIVPHPGPLAMAGSLHVDVGLTIVVGLAAGVGPLLAGWLASRFVARRVVVEVPAAAEEPDAVLTLPRFWFALMPVLVPIVLIGAGSAVAALPGARSALSTWLLFLGNRNVALLLGAFLGAWLLMHARGVRLSELGHRMGPPLETAGVIILITSAGGAFGFMLRHAGVGEAVQALAAGLDLNLVLLAWLVAAVIRAAQGSATVAMLTTAAMMEPLVTGPPLPYHRVYVFLAIGSGSFVLSWMNDSGFWVVSRLAGLSEKQTLQSFTVVLTAASVAGLLVALLLSRVLPLI
- a CDS encoding OmpA family protein — protein: MASLAFAVGLGFGALPFVQGAEGSAVAVRYGSQVPVGQQPFVELEAREPLAAVRLALTRDDGKIVRRLFPSLRKGQTARVALDGAPGTHRYTGELVASPRGGSPQTSLLDFETQVSEALKLDVDRGRLDLAAGRLWLTASRALAEVEVTVHGAAPGATARTQRHAITHSEAGVPLEVSFPGGDDVGRIDLKATDTQGFFTGVSLLPWAVRIPHEEVSFATDRADILPDQAPKLEASLRAIEEALVRARTLGAVTLFVAGHTDTVGDDAHNLKLSLARAQAIALYFRKKGLRLPIAFEGFGERALAVATPDGSDEARNRRVDYILALEPPPLGGRGFTPRWKALR
- a CDS encoding glycoside hydrolase family 97 protein is translated as MALGAGPVGAALPPPGLALHPDNPRLFRFRGVPTVLVGAGAHEGVSLGQELDVKAELDALVSQGLNYTRVFAGEAPHTEGASAERIAAPWARSTQPGSADGGPKFDLARFDPAHFDRLARFVAEAAQRDIVVKVTLFSALDDEAAWRASPLFAGNNVNGVGKVERKQVHTLDNGSLWKYQEAFVRQTVRTLAQADNVIYELASEPWLDRPAKETFATPADAASLAWQKQVAALILQEGPRGGRVPLVSQNVARRAVAISEPDPNVSVFDFHEASPPAAIAMNAGLARVFGFDVAGRAGSDEASLRRQAWSFLLAGGGAFGHFAPALPAAAAAPSRAELGVLSRFLRGFGEDLVHMRPDEGLVKGGAPAGVQVLAAAGRAYGLYLARAAGEPARPMRLALALPFGAYDVTWLDPVTGESLATSRHVHAGGLAKLEGPARSELALRLVRSAREPALEELPRPSVARATSPDGRTRIAVVLADFAGTPGLAAGERLYVRVERGDKGKHEAVLPWSPLGVRRLDTSFVTNLTWKGARSRPVRERYKLSSGKALDVSAHGEETTVTLLGEGGNVLALDLRAYDDGVAFRYRFPEAKPGFFEVTGEDTAFRLDATARGYLLPHDEPTDWGPAYEATWKADVPAGTPAPTASGFSFPALFQVGARWVLLTESGLDGSFAASRLSPEGGLYRVRLPRAEEGSGVGAVAPRSVLPWAMPWRIVMVGDALDTIVASNLVTHLAAPSRVKDTSWIKPGRAAWSWWADSPSPKDYALMVPYIDLAARMGWEYFLVDANWGEMQNGDWKKLAAYARAKKVRLLLWYNSGGPHNRVTEAPRDLMFERRIRRAEMKAIAEAGIAGMKVDFFQSDKQSTIAQYQDILEDAAAFKLVVNFHGCTLPRGWSRTYPNLLSHEAVKGAEAYKFSRTFPDDAPVHNTILPFTRNVVGPMDYTPVTFSDSKYPHKTTNAHELALSVVFESGLQHFADSHQAYDALPEAPKAFLKEVPVAWDEVRLLAGHPGKQAVIARRKGRVWYVGGISGLPQPSTVKVPLAFVGGKARYDVTLISDGDSDRTFSARTDVRAATDALEVALRGYGGFVMRIAPQGRPAKSRAAAGGP